The DNA sequence TGCCCCAAAAATTACAAGATATACTGATGTACATGTGTTTGTGAATTCATTATACTAACTTGCACAATTTCCAGAGAATTCCTAATCACAGCTTTTTCATGACAGCTGTACTGGTAGTTTTAGCATACACTACAGATAAAAAGGAAGGAGACttaacaaataaattgaaaaactaCAAAAGCAATTATTTGTCATCAAGGAACATTTACTGATGTCTTGACAGTTGTATTCTctagtgttcaaaaatattagaCGATTATGAAAAGATCAAACATTCTACTGAGATTATGTCTACCAGCTCAGACATTTACCAGGTCAATACGACAAACAAAGCTATGTGGAAAGCAGTGAAAGCTCTGAAAGTTTGTGAGAACCATAAAATATTCTTCTGTTAGGAGAgcaaattacatgtatgtggAAAGCAACAAAAAGTGCTTGGAGATGTGAGAACTACATAAAATTTTACTCTGAGGAAGAAAAGACAAACATTGTACAATTAAAGCATATGAATACAAGGTACTTGTATCATGAGGTCATATGTTAAACTTAGGTGTTATGGAATTCCTCCTTTTCTGGAACGGTTATGTTTACTTTTAATAAACAACACTTCTCCTAACAAATCCTTGTTTTACCTCCTACAATGGTCTTGTTTAACATTCATGAGAGAAACACATTCTTGCACACATAGTGTATTTGGTTACAACAAATAACATTCTGTAACATACATGTCTGTAACAGGCATGTGCCCCCTGAATTGATTTACAAACATcagcatataccggtatatcacaTCTTAATATTAGTTGGTACAGCATTTGTGTGTTTAAATGGCTCTGTTTAGTCATAGACCCTCCATTGTTTTTtgaagggtctatggttttagtGTCAGAGATATGCCTGAATGCAATCAAGCAGTTGCGCAGAGTTCACCTGTGTTTCCATGTATattatcacagtccctccacacatcGTGTCATGGAATATTAGCTTtttttaacatacatgtacaatttgTAGTACACATATATTAATAAATACAATATGTGAAAGTTGTGGTTGCTGTGgtacatatatgtaaatttgtatttacaaGAAAGTCGCTCTCCATTATGTTATCAAACAAATATTCCTTTTGCATACCTTTcaacaaaaaacatacaaaacatttaaattttacagccACAAGTATGAAATGGTTCACATATTGCAGAGTTGCACACTCTAGAACAATATTAAACTCTTTCACCAACACTGTTATTTCCAATAGCATAATCACAGtagagtacatgtacatgtataccagtacatgtaccttttgacaagtgaattcagaTACACATCACACATGTCCTGATATTTGTTACACATTCATGTGTGCTCTTTTGTCACAAACTCCCCTTTCACCCTTCTCCTCCATTGTCACTGTGAAAtataagagtgtgaaaattaatataTACACGTTTTGTCTCCATTACAGCCGAGGATATTCTCGAGAGTCTTATGACAGGCATGTACAGAATTATGGCAACCAGCCAAAGTCTGTAGCCAGTAAAGTACAGAGACAGTACTGGGTGACCAAACAGGCTGTCATCAAGAAATTTGGAAAGAAAGAAGATGAATTTGTTGTAGCCGGAGATGCTGAACTTGATGCTAAATTAGAGGTACAGTGTGCTTTCAATACTTGGAGTTCAGTCTAGgaattatatatgtatgtagccCTTTCCTTTTTACCATGACACAGGTATCAGTATAATATCAAAGTGATGAATTCTTAAGTTATAGTGACGTTCATCATTTCAATGATTCATCCTTCTTTATAGTCTGTTGTAGGGATCCATTTCTCAAACTACAAGATCTCACTTTAGTGAAAATACTTTTGGACTGTGTTGACTTTTGTTGAACACCTCTTTTTTGTGCTAATGATATCTGTAAACACTTGAGAAATCGGAGTAAAGACAACTAACAATAGTCATACGTGAATTGCAATCCTTAGGGAGAAAGAGGATTGATGTACTTAATTCcacgtttactttgtttatcgCATTAGGTTTTTCATGCAATCCAGAAATCCTGTATGGATTTGCTACGTGTGATAGAGAAATATCAAGATAACATATGCGGTAAGTGTGCAGTATCTATAATTTTGCTGTGTGCAATGAAATACCGTTACATGGTTTCCCATATAAAGTACCTCAgtaattttcatgtaatctgttCATTGCATTTTAACACCTGCTAGCCAGTGTCTTGTTAAATCACTGGTGAACCAGTTGTTATCAAAGCTCTGTCCAATCCCATTACCTTCACAGCGTAGATGTATCTTATTGGAGAAAAAAATAGATATTACGGACAAATCATATCATAAACATTGTTGGCAAAGAAACGCAGTTCCTGATGCTGTATGTGTAAACATATTATAGATATTATAGCTAGATGATGTTAATACTATTGTTTATAAGTTTATCTTTACTTCAACTGAAGAACAAACACTACACAAGTATGCAGTGTACTTAGGAAATTGGATAAAATGCCCAAATAAACAATTTCCTTCTAATTACTTATTAGCATTAGCTTATTGTTGATGAAAATCTCATTTGCTGATGCAAATGACAAGTTAGTTAGAACAGTTACTGATAAACGGGCAATCAAATTACAGCAGAGAATTTACTAACTTCTGTCAATTGATGAAGTTGATTGGTGAATGATGATTAATAATGTTGTTATTCGTgtccattttttttcaacagcTTTGTCTCAAGAGGAGAATGCAATGGGTAGATTTCTAAAGCAGCATAGTTCACAAGACAAGACAAGAGCCGGCAAAATGATGGCTGCAGTTGGCAAATCACTTAGTTTCACATCACAACAAAGGTAAAGATACAGAACAACTTATCAGTTCCTTGCCTcacattttatcacataaaaacAGAGCAATCTTACTATGGTAGATTGTCCATGTGTCAACTAGTTTCTAGCTGCAATAGAGAAGTGTCTCCATGCAGGTTTTTGAGACAATCCGAAACATAAACAGAGATTGGCATGGCAGATGATCTTGATTGGAACATCTATCACTCAAGGCCATCCCTTCTATTTTGAGGAGGTGAGGAGCGCCCTCGCATgccggatctttcagtctaatgataacatgaaataaaacaaagtaCTGGCATCATGACTGTCTGTTTATACCTATACAGCTCCTTCAAGAAAAATCCCTTCACATTGCTTGAAAAGTAATAGATTCAAAGAATCCAGTTCCTTTGACCTGTATCCTTCCAATTTCATGCCACCATTGAATAACACCAATTGAGGCACAACATCTCCAATATGTCGCATTTTAACAAGAACTTGAACATTTTCAAGCCattgaagacagagatactgtaaatattaattttactgACTGAACCTCTATGTGGGTATACCAAGTAAGTGCAAATACTTGTAAGCTTTTGTTCAACAAAGCAAGACATGGTGATTGCTTCCCTTACGGAAATTGAACTCCTATCAGTGGTATTTATCCTGTGTTATTTTTGTTCTTCAGATTGGCATTACGAGCACCTTTAGTTCGACTTTACCAGGAAGTTGAGACATTTCGTTACCGTGCCATATCAGACAGCTTGATGACAATCAACAGAATGGAAGGGACCAGGACAGAATATCGTGGCGCTTTGCTCTGGATGAAAGATGTATCACAGGAACTAGATCCTGATACCTACAAACAGTTAGAAAAATTTAGGAGGGTGAGAAATTAATGAGAGTGAAttgttcattttatttattacatggTATAAATATTCCAATGCTCCCTGTGCGGAATCAGCCcattttcatggaaatgttcatcttataaaacaaaaacaatagatTAAATCATAGATGACAAATGTTTTGCTAGTACCAGTGTGTAGTCAACCATAGGAAAAATTACTGTTCATGTCGAATGATTTCCCACTTTGTAACCTCTCATGGAGGTTCTCCGTGAAAACATGTTTTGCTCTGGCGAGTAATTCAGTTTAAAATCAGAAATCTATTTTACCATCTTTGACAAAACACTTGAAATATTCTTCATAAACCAATAAGAGAACATTGTCTGAGTGAATGGCCCAGCATAGCATAGAAAGCCATTTTTTCTTCAAGCCTGGTaaattttgtacatgtacaatgtcaTGTGTAAATCTTCCAGTAACAATCTCCAAATCATTATTTTGGTGCAATTCTCAAACATCCAAATGTTTCCTCAACACAGGTACAAACCCAAGTAAGGACAACAAAACAGAAGTTTGACCGTCTTAAGAATGATGTATGTCAGAAGATTGATCTACTAGGAGCCAGCCGTTGTAATTTATTTTCCCACACACTAGCCACCTATCAGAATACCTTGCTTCATTTCTGGGAGAAAACGTCTCGGACAATGAGTGCCGTGTCAGAGAGCTTTAAGGGATATCAGTATTATGAGTTTAATATGTTAAAGGTAAGTTAAGATTACAATGTCTCTTAAATGTCATGTACAAGATGTTAGATTTTATGCATTCTGAACTGAACTAAACTGGTTATTGTGCTAATGATGTAAATTACCACACTTATCATGATTGTGCATTGAGAAGTATTGGtaagtttacatgtacataaatgtaTGCATTTAAGAAGAAGGAGCAAATTAGCAACTGAAGATGTAGAATGGTGGAATAATGTTAGCTGAATGTTAACctatcataaaaacaaaacactacAATTGATGAAAAGAACTGCCTTCAGAGAAAAAGGAAAGGGTATGAAGATAATAGATTGAAAAGGTTTGGGTTTACCGGTAGTGCTGAATTGAAAGTTGATTCAGAGAATTGTTTGACAGGTACCACATACTGTAGgctaaatgtttatttatgaattttgtagTAAAACCCTAAATACAGAGCAAgtatttatttaaaaagtaatGAGGCTGCTAAGAATGAGAATGGTGGCAGTGAATTTTGGGTAGGTATTTTAAACATTCTAATCTGTATCAGAGTTGATTTTAGTGTACAGTACAGTCAATAAATGATATACAGTTATAGATGTCATTTCACAAGGTCACGCACGGAGTTAGGGTTTCTTTCTGTAATAAGAAAACTTGCATATTTGGCCAACAAGATCATGTGATTAATAATAGTTAATATAATTGTatgaaatcatgcaaaacaGAAGATTGTTAAATTAGAAATTATCACCTACCTTTTGTGCATATGAATTTATGGTTTAGCTGTTACCATGGTATTGTTTAACACTGGAACAAAGGTGTATTCTATAAAAAAGAATTTTCTTTGGACCATGATGTGGAATGAGAACACTTAGATTGCTTGATAGCATGGTCGGTCTGAAAGGTAACCATAGCTACAGTGTCATACCCTATTAGTGGTCTGGGGTCCAGGACAACAAAGTATCACTTTCAGTCCGTGTATTAGCAAATCCATTGGTCTGAGGTCATGGAAGGCTAAATGTTTTGTAAAGACAGTGGCATTCTATAAGATCAACCACCAGTGAATACCATTGTAAAGTTTTACACATTTGCATTAGTATTCATTGATGCTTCATGTTTAGTCATTTGTGTTTGTGGTGAACCTTTCCTCCACTGTGATTGAACAGGAACTAGGCGAGACAAGCAAACAACTTGCTGAACTGACCAAGGATGGCTATGACAACTATAGGAAAgacaaagatgatgatgatagcgaaaattttgatgatttgtaTGAAGATCAGGAGGAGCCGGAAAGACTTATTGATTTACTTGATTTTACCGACGAACAGGAAGTGAGGAGAAATGATTTCAGTCAAGAAAGACAAGTAATTAATTCATTAGAAGAATTTAACTTTTCTCGGGTTTTCTTTTAGGATGGTGCTTTGGTGATGGATTCATAACAAACCTCTTTATTCTGTATGATAGCATGATTTATTTAATTAACcctgtttcagatattttacttttaatttttgtaCTAAAGTTCCACCAGTATACCATTATTTGTCTTTCTGCACCAACTTTTacttttattgatgacaaatgttACATGTTTACGAATCCACCAGAAAATCACCAAAAATCTCGGTATGGTTTAAACtctgttttgatgaaaaaaggctcacaaaaatgactgaaatgatataacaaaatgacaaaatatgggTTAGTTATGATAATATGATGCATGTGTTGGTTATCCCAATCTGTCATTGATAGCTCATGGCTTGCAGTAAAGAAAACGGTTTAGTCAAAGCAGGAGACTTGCTGAGCAGAATAGACAAtacttatttcaatattttgttgagCACATTTTAACACCACACAGAAAGAGTAAAATTTCTGAAGACATGGTAACTTTATACTGAATTTTGTTAGTTGGTATGTTGACATGCCCccatatgtgtatgtgtaagaCACACAAAAATAGAAAGtcagttttgaaaatgtcatcaaaaatttggaatttgTAAATGCCAGCAAGCTTCTTACAAGTCCAGTAGTTCTGGAAAGAAATAGGGCATACATTGTGCTTTACAGGCTGGGTTATTTTCCTGCATGCTTTATTGTCACACTCTCTTTCTGTTTTTGATAATCCGTTACATAGATGATAGTACCTTACAGTTATACATTGCATGCCACTCTTTATTATAGTATTGCAATATAGTTGTAGCATTTCCCTCTCTTCTTATTTGCTTGTTTCAGACATTTTGTCTCTTCTATACAGATGAATTTATGTTCAATTTATTTATCAGTTATTTATACATCATAGTGATACAAATTGAATCTGTTGAATGTCATATTGCTGATGGCATAATCCTTATATACATCAGTAGATTTCAGCCAGACACTTGTACTTATCACTTACTTCCAGACTTGTTCATCAGTGTGTGTTTTGCAATCACAGACTCCTCTGAATCACAGGGTGTCTTGGGCAATCAGTTTTCTTCTGTTCTCCTTTCCACTCCGGTGGTTTATTTCCAAAGGAAATTTAATCAAACACTTCACTCACTTCAACTCATACATACGTATCTTTTCTGTTGATCATTTATCCACTTTTCATGTGCCATGTGCTGTAGTTACTGCAATTATATATGTTCATGTCACATGTCAAATggttttgtgcaagcctatcaCAATGGACATACACGTACAGTTTACAATCTGAATTGTCCATGCATACAAGAACATCACACACCATACACATACTCATGATGCAGACACCACTATTCACCAAAATTAGCTGTTTGTTATCTGtgtgtcatttttatttattacatgtGTACAatagtctaaaaatgtatgtttgGTTTTCAGATCTAAACATGTAATGTTTGTCCATCCTTTTCAGATACCTCGTTTTTCATGCTGTCTCTCATGTTCCCAAAATCTATCTCAGTACTTATTCTGAAGACTTaagatattaaccctttgagagctgtaatttttcccagcaaaattttagtgcaacattttacaattttttatgaattttccagtaattttttgataattttcaacaaaatagaCATGAtattcattggctacagttttttatcaaaattttggcaaaaatctgaaaaaattgactggggtatattttgtaaaggtgacataAATTGACTTTTGCTCTCAAAGGGTTAGTGTTGCATGAAGTTATCTATGTTCCACAGTTTGGAACAAGATGACTTTCTTGAGTGTATTGAATAAGCTGCATTGTAAAGTGAGAAACTTccccaaaattatcaaattagaGGCTCATACATTCTTGCTGTCAAAGATGCATATTGTATCAAAACAGATACTCATATACAGGAATGAGAAATCAGAAACTGTTGTGTATCTGTGTTAATGTACTCAATAATGTTGTCTGCCTGAACCTGCCTGTTTTTGTCCATCGAAATGCTTTATTGTCAACCTTTACCATTTTGTCAGTTTCATTGATTGAATTTTGTTCAACAATCTCCATCGTCCATTTACACTCTGATCTTTCCAGTAACTGCTGTTTTTACCTCAAAGTTGGAACATACTGGTATTCCTGAAATCATCAATAAAGATCCATATTCTTTGCATGTCTTACATTGGGAACTAATCTCCTACAAGTCTGAAACACTTGATACTCTATCAGTGATTCATGGTCACACACACTGGTCATATTGTGTTTTCTATAGCATTGTTTTCCAAAAGGCTTTATGTGCACAGTGAACCATCACTGTTCACAAGCATTTGACAACAGAGTATTTATGACAAAAACACTATTCAACCTATACATCGCTGTGTAATCTAATGGTACACAATTAGTCGTTAGGTTTAAAATATCAAGACATAACTCTGCTATTGGGGCACAGTATATTCCAGTTGTTCTCAGTGAACACTACATGTATTCTCTTCCCATATGTAGTATTGATCTAGACTGATAGGCAGATAGATAGAGAACAATAATGTTATTTTACAATCCTGTGAACCTATCCACTATTGTAATGTCCTGTGTCTtgttttcctgtattttttccatttctgtAGGAGCTTATAGAACCCAGTAAAAAATTAGCAGAAATGACGTCAAGTGGCGACTCTGGTAGAATTAAAGAAACCCAAACTGAAGATATCCTAGGAATTGACGATTTATGTCAAAGTGTAATGTCTCCTTTTGTCGTTGTGTCTCACCAGTCTGTGCATACCCATAGTTGTGTAAATAGACAAGTCTTCAAATAGACATAGATGAAACCACAGCAAATATGGGTGTGGACAGGCTAATTTATATGTCTGTGTGATGTTTAACTGTGTTGTAATTGCATGCAAGTATGGGTGTCTGTAGCACAGTAGTTAACAGCTGGTGAACATAGTAACCATAATGTTTATACAAATTGTTGTTCTGATATTATATGAAAACCAGAAAAAAGTCTGAAATTTGACACAGCTTGCTTGCTAATCTACAACATGCACGGACTGCTATGGCAAAGGTCTGCTTTGATAGCATTATGACAACATCCTCAAGCATATCCTCATTTCCCTTTATAGAAATCCAACTGTGCAATAGAAAACATGGCAGGTTTTACCAAACTAGTGATGAAAGAGTGACCAAAATTTGCAGCTGTAtgctgatgtacatgtacaatgacaTCATACCTTTGTGTCAGTGTGTGAAATACTGTTACATAGAAATAAAAATCTACATTAAATGTTCATCAAGTTTTTATTATTCTATTGTACTGTTGGACATCTGTGTAGGTATTAGGGATGAGTATTCATTGGTTCAGGTAACATTCACTCGTTCAAAATGCATGCACACGTACTAATtcaacatgtatgtgtgtatacaaTTGCAACGACATTGTTAAGTACTGCTAATGAAGGCCAATGTTACTTTGTCGAGTACCAAGCCAACACTTGAATTACAGTATGACTCTTGACTGATTGACTCATGCACCAACAGTAGCATGTGCTATGCAAACCTCTAATTTTGAGTATGTCAGCGCTACAGTAGCGTATGGGTACAAACTAACCATCCATCGGTTGCAATACACAATATGCTGTGTACGGTTTTGGTAATGGGACTATGGTGTGAGCATTGCATGAAAACTGCACACCCATACAGATTCTGTGTTCATAATTAACCACATCTCACCTGGAATAATGGTATCAAATCACAGCAAAGATGCACCACTAACTCTTGTATAATTTGTGTACTTCTGGAGTTTTCTTCTCATCCATTTGTATTGATCTggacatattttttttctagGCAATTGGACTTTTCTTTGTCTGTCTTTCTAGCTGTGCAATCTCTTTTGGCTTATTCAGCTGCTTTTGCAATGCCCTACTCTGTTTCCTACTGAAGACccaatatttcaactttttgaTCTTTCTCATGATGTAGAACTGGCACAACAATGTTTTTCAAACTGAGTAAACTAAGCCATAACATATTGCCTCTTATGTAGCTTTGATTTCATATAATTGAACCATTTTTCAGGGCTTATGTGGCAATGCTCAATTTTCTTGCCAAACAAAGATCAGAATCGGAAATATTTGGGAtctgaatatttaattttttttctataaacAGCACTTTGTAAGCAATATCAAACAGACTATAAAGACATGTATCTTGGTTTTCAGAAGTTAATAACAAACTGCTCTATTCCTTTTCTGTCTTCCTGTgttgtgtttttgttctgtctaaATTTTGTATCTGTCATTTAAAGACCATATCACAATCATTGCAGGTGGTACTTTTCTTTCAACATAGCCAAGTTTTATGTGTTGCATTCTATATTATTCGCACTTCATCAGTTCCAAAGGAACAGTCTGGAATTATGAATGTAAATGCAAGTGCCATATTAGACACACACTTACACTTTCCGCAGCTGTATCATGTGTGCTGCTGCCAGCATGATGTGAGCATGTGACCTAtgcaaagttcaaaggtcatagcAGTGCCATGTTTTCTATGCATTGCACACAAAATGCTGGTACAGATGGCTTACAGTTGCTAAGCAATGTGAAACTGAGCTGTctttgtaatttatttcaatCACACTGCTCATATCTGCATGATGGAGTCTTTGTGAGGTAACTTTGTCTCTGTTGCTGTGTGTTTCAGGATCTGAATGAGTCGTCCAAAAAGCTGAGCCAGAAAGGTAAATCGGAAGCCGAAAAAGAAAAGGACCAGGCAGAGAAAGATGTTGACACTGCTGAAGAGGCAGAGGAAGGCAGTCTAAAAGACAGGTAAACAGTCATGATGTAACTCACACGGATATTAAAGTGCAGTGGTCGTCGCACTGCATATGCTCCTGAAGGGTTCCCCCTGTTGAAAACTTATGCAAGAACGCTGCACTAAGTTACAGGTTGATTACAATGTTTGGGATATTGCTGCTtgtggcggctgatctgtcacaagatACCAACTTACCAAATGTAACATGCAacaaaaggtcaattaatctaagtcaATCTACTGTTGcgtgatgttgagtcttacagaGGCGGTAAACAAAATgagggactgctcccatctaaCTCAGAGTGAAGTGAGAagacttaaggtggttggaaaggctagagcgtcagttataaaatttcaacaaaactattaaaatataaaagtagtcaacattctctgtggaataaaaaaactagacatttgggcacaaaggcattgcagagttatagcctgttaaaacttctgaaaaactgacctaataagaagaagttggggagtccttagtgtattaactatggtagaggtcccctaagctgttaataaaatgtttgaaaagggaaagtcattttttgctgtttttcaggaaagtttgacaaggtggtgctggcattcagagtgagtgactgctattgtaaatgcatttttagattctttgagtgtcaaagaggtgtcaaaagtgagattaacaaaaaaactgctctatgacttcaaagaggggtgcaaatatggcttgttttcaacatttttgacagaataacagttttcctacataattgtataccaatttaatccaactttgaaatgagatatggacatggaatttttacagcctattaacaaggttacagataagatttgtacggcacaattttcctgtatttgaagtactttttgaaaaatcacattttgaaatttgaaagaatttttaataattttttgatatataaacccatgtaaaatcatgaaaacaaattttatttacaaatcctgccgtacaaatcttacaataaatagtgtcaacatatttataactaatttggtaatattaatactatccaattattattaaattcaaatatgtaaaaaaaatatgaaaaattaaattttaatatttactggtgtcatatttcaaattatggctgcaaatatacaatttttatattctttggagaaaatattaactaagggagttatcctgaaaatttgaactaaatatcttgattctaacacttaaaacttgacattaactcttagaaaagaattggtgcaaaaatacctttccaaccaccttatgTTTAACACAAATTTATACAAGACAGACGTAAAGAATTGTCCAGTGGTTTACAGCATGAGATTGCTCCAGAGTTCATGAATTCCTTCTCCGACGTCAGCTGTGATTGTGATTGTTATTGTCTATCAGTTTATTTTACCGTCTGTCTCTCTGTGGactttttaatgttttatatCAATCTTTTAACTGGAGTATTTAAAGTTTTTTCTTATATTTTATATAGATTAAAAAAAACTGTCTTGTACGTTTTGACGCTTTTTATATATTGTACACTCATTCTATTTGACCTTGGGTCACAAATTGAGTATGAAATAaaccataataataataataataataataataatgtttatcaACGAAAAAGTTGCGCATGCCCAGTGCGACAACCACTGCACTTTAAGTACATGTTGCTGTGTTCCTTCATTGAAGGATTGTATGCAGTATTCCTGCTTACTTTTGTGCTTGAACACCCAGCTGCTTTATTACATTAGCTCAGATAGTGggaaagatgacaaaatttgacctgttAGTCACTGAAGAAGATGGATGTGTCTGTCATTTTTACCTCACAACACGTCTTAAACCTGCTCACTCCATTCCCTGTCAATGGATCCAAACCCACCATTAATAACAATGAGTTTTGGCTTAACCATGGTTGTGAAACTCACCTTACAACTAGGCCAACCATGTGTGCACATGGAACATATGTTTTCACAGTAATAGTGCAGAATCTCATTGACTGAAAAACCTAATCCTCCATGATATTACCTAAATCTCCAGGGTGCCTTGAAAAACATACTTGATTTGGATCTTGTCATTGTTGAACAGGTTTCATCTTTATGCCAGAGGGTAAATATCAAGGTTGCCCCGACAAAATTGTTGGGTTTGAACTTCTGAATCATTGTTTGCCATTTCTACATCCAGACTTATTTCCTTTGAGGAAACCAGGGACAGGACACAAGATGAGTTTGACAAACTGTTTGGAGAGGCAGAGGCCAGACGGAAAGCAGAAACTGGAGCTATCAGTAACGTAAATCCTGATGATGGTAATGCATTTCTAGATCTTCTAGCTAATAGTTGTGATGACAGTGTGAATACAGGtacttgttttttgtttcttttttctactTTTATCGATAtactttcttttcattttctactaATGTGAACTATTCCATATAAATACATAATTCTGTCATTTTATTTAATCTTATGCATATGTTATTATTATCTTCCCATATTTGCTTCTTGAATGTACCTGCAGACAATTTCATTTTCTCTCAGTCTGTAGAAAATTTCTAgtaattttacttttgtttcacATACTGTAGTGTATTGCTCTTCCGTTTAAATTGTATCTTGTTTGTTGATATGCGTTTCATATTTTGTTGCTTGAGACTCCGACTGACTTTGTATTTTTGCCATGGTGTCTGTTTCAtagtttcattttgtttttgatgtggaattTTGAATTCCATTGCCTTCATACCTGTTTGAAAAAGGTCTCCACAGTCATGCATGCTGTCATTTTGTTCTTCTTTGACTGTGAGTGTGGTTTGCAATGTGAGTGTGAATTCATCAGCATGTCAAAGACGGCATGATGTAGCTGTGAGTGTAATTGATATACAAAGTCAGGTGATTAGGATGC is a window from the Ptychodera flava strain L36383 chromosome 11, AS_Pfla_20210202, whole genome shotgun sequence genome containing:
- the LOC139143288 gene encoding islet cell autoantigen 1-like isoform X23; translated protein: MDSGNSSDHEDQESRGYSRESYDRHVQNYGNQPKSVASKVQRQYWVTKQAVIKKFGKKEDEFVVAGDAELDAKLEVFHAIQKSCMDLLRVIEKYQDNICALSQEENAMGRFLKQHSSQDKTRAGKMMAAVGKSLSFTSQQRLALRAPLVRLYQEVETFRYRAISDSLMTINRMEGTRTEYRGALLWMKDVSQELDPDTYKQLEKFRRVQTQVRTTKQKFDRLKNDVCQKIDLLGASRCNLFSHTLATYQNTLLHFWEKTSRTMSAVSESFKGYQYYEFNMLKDLNESSKKLSQKGKSEAEKEKDQAEKDVDTAEEAEEGSLKDRLISFEETRDRTQDEFDKLFGEAEARRKAETGAISNVNPDDGNAFLDLLANSCDDSVNTGEKTDLLTEEPSTGDENKDDMTILNEILNAPSTGEDDFSKEWQAVFGGGSLNPSANFTPVESDNAAEYMPSNLLDLNSRMMAMNMAQGLHQPMGGIGPGMGPMGPVNPAMLQQQQQLLQQQQGQSSNAAGGKQGAMQVPSKKGQKADMSAWFNLFADLDPLANPDAIGQEEGDSTEKLQA
- the LOC139143288 gene encoding islet cell autoantigen 1-like isoform X26, giving the protein MDSGNSSDHEDQESRGYSRESYDRHVQNYGNQPKSVASKVQRQYWVTKQAVIKKFGKKEDEFVVAGDAELDAKLEVFHAIQKSCMDLLRVIEKYQDNICALSQEENAMGRFLKQHSSQDKTRAGKMMAAVGKSLSFTSQQRLALRAPLVRLYQEVETFRYRAISDSLMTINRMEGTRTEYRGALLWMKDVSQELDPDTYKQLEKFRRVQTQVRTTKQKFDRLKNDVCQKIDLLGASRCNLFSHTLATYQNTLLHFWEKTSRTMSAVSESFKGYQYYEFNMLKDLNESSKKLSQKGKSEAEKEKDQAEKDVDTAEEAEEGSLKDRLISFEETRDRTQDEFDKLFGEAEARRKAETGAISNVNPDDGEKTDLLTEEPSTGDENKDDMTILNEILNAPSTGEDDFSKEWQAVFGGGSLNPSANFTPVESDNAAEYMPSNLLDLNSRMMAMNMAQAGLHQPMGGIGPGMGPMGPVNPAMLQQQQQLLQQQQGQSSNAAGGKQGAMQVPSKKGQKADMSAWFNLFADLDPLANPDAIGQEEGDSTEKLQA
- the LOC139143288 gene encoding islet cell autoantigen 1-like isoform X12 — translated: MDSGNSSDHEDQESRGYSRESYDRHVQNYGNQPKSVASKVQRQYWVTKQAVIKKFGKKEDEFVVAGDAELDAKLEVFHAIQKSCMDLLRVIEKYQDNICALSQEENAMGRFLKQHSSQDKTRAGKMMAAVGKSLSFTSQQRLALRAPLVRLYQEVETFRYRAISDSLMTINRMEGTRTEYRGALLWMKDVSQELDPDTYKQLEKFRRVQTQVRTTKQKFDRLKNDVCQKIDLLGASRCNLFSHTLATYQNTLLHFWEKTSRTMSAVSESFKGYQYYEFNMLKELGETSKQLAELTKDGYDNYRKDKDDDDSENFDDLYEDQEEPERLIDLLDFTDEQEVRRNDFSQERQDLNESSKKLSQKGKSEAEKEKDQAEKDVDTAEEAEEGSLKDRLISFEETRDRTQDEFDKLFGEAEARRKAETGAISNVNPDDGEKTDLLTEEPSTGDENKDDMTILNEILNAPSTGEDDFSKEWQAVFGGGSLNPSANFTPVESDNAAEYMPSNLLDLNSRMMAMNMAQAGLHQPMGGIGPGMGPMGPVNPAMLQQQQQLLQQQQGQSSNAAGGKQGAMQVPSKKGQKADMSAWFNLFADLDPLANPDAIGQEEGDSTEKLQA